Proteins co-encoded in one Bombus pyrosoma isolate SC7728 linkage group LG4, ASM1482585v1, whole genome shotgun sequence genomic window:
- the LOC122566859 gene encoding RNA polymerase II degradation factor 1-like isoform X2, whose translation MKLFVAFVLLTATVMAEPPRYRPQQQRQFYFARQQEETTTVASAPYAPSGWRSPGPAFNLPPREPQRQYGAPSAPQQQYGAPAAPQQQYGAPAAPQQLYRAPSAPQQQYGAPATPQQQYGAPSVPQSQYGPPAVPQQQYGPPQETTTTEVPDTTEVDTVASVTESESEPVNSVNELDDEEVDEQQPQQSGEYYVALPDGRLQRVRYVSRQNIEAMKYFAKIRAENVEPLRGPIYAYAPLQKLQIVPAGLQVSVAPVAPIATPAESKPQKLEIQPVATQVQYQYDNPAGVLPLGSGSYAAYTGPSDSRYFLTLP comes from the exons ATGAAG CTCTTCGTCGCTTTCGTTCTTCTGACCGCCACGGTAATGGCAGAGCCACCAAGATACCGTCCTCAACAACAAAGGCAATTCTACTTCGCCAGACAGCAGGAAGAAACCACCACTGTTGCTAGTGCACCTTATGCACCTTCTGGATGGAGATCACCTGGACCAGCCTTCAATCTTCCCCCAAGAGAACCTCAGAGACAATACGGAGCACCTAGCGCACCTCAACAGCAATATGGCGCACCTGCTGCTCCTCAGCAACAATATGGAGCACCTGCTGCTCCTCAGCAACTGTACAGGGCACCCAGTGCTCCTCAACAGCAATACGGAGCACCTGCTACTCCTCAGCAACAATATGGAGCTCCTAGTGTTCCTCAGTCACAATATGGACCACCTGCGGTTCCTCAACAACAGTATGGACCACCACAGGAAACTACTACTACGGAAGTGCCAGATACTACTGAAGTAGATACGGTTGCTAGTGTCACCGAGTCTGAG TCCGAGCCCGTCAACTCCGTGAACGAGCTCGATGACGAAGAAGTAGATGAACAACAGCCGCAGCAATCTGGCGAGTACTACGTAGCCCTACCCGATGGCCGTCTTCAACGAGTCCGCTACGTCAGCCGCCAGAACATCGAAGCCATGAAGTACTTCGCTAAGATTCGTGCTGAAAACGTGGAACCTCTCCGTGGACCCATCTACGCCTACGCTCCTCTTCAAAAATTGCAAATCGTGCCAGCTGGACTGCAAGTGTCTGTCGCTCCAGTTGCACCGATCGCAACACCAGCCGAATCGAAACcgcaaaaattagaaattcaacCGGTTGCTACACAAGTACAGTATCAATATGATAATCCCGCTGGAGTACTTCCATTGGGCAGTGGATCTTATGCTGCTT
- the LOC122566859 gene encoding RNA polymerase II degradation factor 1-like isoform X1 produces the protein MKQLFVAFVLLTATVMAEPPRYRPQQQRQFYFARQQEETTTVASAPYAPSGWRSPGPAFNLPPREPQRQYGAPSAPQQQYGAPAAPQQQYGAPAAPQQLYRAPSAPQQQYGAPATPQQQYGAPSVPQSQYGPPAVPQQQYGPPQETTTTEVPDTTEVDTVASVTESESEPVNSVNELDDEEVDEQQPQQSGEYYVALPDGRLQRVRYVSRQNIEAMKYFAKIRAENVEPLRGPIYAYAPLQKLQIVPAGLQVSVAPVAPIATPAESKPQKLEIQPVATQVQYQYDNPAGVLPLGSGSYAAYTGPSDSRYFLTLP, from the exons ATGAAG CAGCTCTTCGTCGCTTTCGTTCTTCTGACCGCCACGGTAATGGCAGAGCCACCAAGATACCGTCCTCAACAACAAAGGCAATTCTACTTCGCCAGACAGCAGGAAGAAACCACCACTGTTGCTAGTGCACCTTATGCACCTTCTGGATGGAGATCACCTGGACCAGCCTTCAATCTTCCCCCAAGAGAACCTCAGAGACAATACGGAGCACCTAGCGCACCTCAACAGCAATATGGCGCACCTGCTGCTCCTCAGCAACAATATGGAGCACCTGCTGCTCCTCAGCAACTGTACAGGGCACCCAGTGCTCCTCAACAGCAATACGGAGCACCTGCTACTCCTCAGCAACAATATGGAGCTCCTAGTGTTCCTCAGTCACAATATGGACCACCTGCGGTTCCTCAACAACAGTATGGACCACCACAGGAAACTACTACTACGGAAGTGCCAGATACTACTGAAGTAGATACGGTTGCTAGTGTCACCGAGTCTGAG TCCGAGCCCGTCAACTCCGTGAACGAGCTCGATGACGAAGAAGTAGATGAACAACAGCCGCAGCAATCTGGCGAGTACTACGTAGCCCTACCCGATGGCCGTCTTCAACGAGTCCGCTACGTCAGCCGCCAGAACATCGAAGCCATGAAGTACTTCGCTAAGATTCGTGCTGAAAACGTGGAACCTCTCCGTGGACCCATCTACGCCTACGCTCCTCTTCAAAAATTGCAAATCGTGCCAGCTGGACTGCAAGTGTCTGTCGCTCCAGTTGCACCGATCGCAACACCAGCCGAATCGAAACcgcaaaaattagaaattcaacCGGTTGCTACACAAGTACAGTATCAATATGATAATCCCGCTGGAGTACTTCCATTGGGCAGTGGATCTTATGCTGCTT